Proteins encoded within one genomic window of Besnoitia besnoiti strain Bb-Ger1 chromosome II, whole genome shotgun sequence:
- a CDS encoding protein phosphatase 2C domain-containing protein (encoded by transcript BESB_039450) gives MPEGKIVVENKHLRVEMSPPRQGSASAAWRRTLPSSKRALAVAVTAASSLVPSSSPAPSRAPHFAASPAASSPAAPPLHVAASRRGLPFLLSACFGSSRAYAGPAAPAVSSERAAESREGACPQRDGEGRETTASPGLRRYPGSASSLSSSSPLLGMPRSPSRLPSAKAEQSLGPFQSGAVPAPKGSSAEIFTRAPCVGNFLRPSFFVSSQIFGAASLWRDAAPLRGVDSRAEKERLDVAASASNYPRSAFPLHTALAFLGVAWPRRPFASFLSADRTSAASVKGAGLSLAAVSSRAVLSPSFAAPLFSSLARDGSLLSPTLASSDASSSSFSPFLRSFLLLAAVPLLASSLSPPSSAAPRQLPGLGVARCDEKPAAPPASSFFRGWFSKSAPPMPSPAVPAAPSDAAPLARAISSAPAAAGATTAQPSAWGTAEGGGLLRWRGGGVGRWSEPANAPIEDRSFAVLLAIDGQEDAAESGEAGEGDFREAAEPSDEETVRLAALVFPGDVAALVGREVEPVEWMRERKRKMKEKHQARQAGHPPEGKKKFHRQKVLLTAVIDGHGGPQVAEYVMQNLPWHVERELTALRRAFLKKGANSSNGEASSMDTSWLTNDVLTKAVSQAFRTLDDEIYQSARSAYRLGLQRSIRVGACCTAVLVTDRSLVVANSGDCKAILSRRHGAEVQALNEQLNANSPTERQRLREEHPNEDNVVVCKHSWQEQRKPSSAVDIPLYYAGLLGSTTFYSGCYVKGRLQPTRAFGDFLLKKSEFAHELQRPRRANGQNKNGQQSLSYPYLTVDPVVAHFDLRGDEDFVALGSDGVWDFLDDAESAHAIHASLQRTKQRAANTLQKQPATGAAAAGDVSDPSVSLDSAPSARGGVAPHVTSQFSAAAARLAATDLVKAVLQKAADERAISVDEMKSQDPKLRRRMYDDTTAIVVLLGQDWRPRPAPTKERR, from the exons ATGCCAGAGGGCAAGATCGTTGTGGAGAACAAACACCTGCGAGTCGAGATGTCTCCCCCGCGTCAGGGTTCGGCCTCCGCTGCTTGGAGGCGGACACTGCCTTCCTCGaagcgcgcgctggcggttGCCGTCActgcggcttcctcgttGGTTCCTTCCTCGTCACCTGCGCCTTCACGAGCGCCTCacttcgctgcttcgcctgccgccagctcgcctgccgcgcctccactcCACGttgccgcctcgcgtcgcggctTGCCCTTCTTGTTGTCTGCCTGTTTcggctcttcgcgcgcttaTGCGGGTCCTGCGGCCCCCGCTGTGTCCAGCGAGCGGGCAGCGGAATCACGCGAGGGCGCCTGTCCGCAGCGCGATGGGGAGGGAcgcgagacgacggcgtcTCCCGGTCTGAGACGGTACCCGGggagcgcctcttctctctcctcctcttcaccCTTGCTCGGCATGCCTCGCTCGCCCAGCAGACTGCCGTCTGCGAAGGCTGAGCAAAGCTTGGGTCCTTTCCAATCCGGCGCGGTGCCTGCCCCCAAGGGCAGCTCTGCGGAGATCTTCACACGCGCACCCTGCGTAGGGAACTTTCTTCGTCCGTCGTTCTTCGTTTCCTCGCAGATCttcggcgcagcgagcctctggagggacgcggcgccgctccggGGAGTGGACTCGCGGGCCGAGAAAGAGCGACTCGATGTggctgcttctgcgtcgaACTATCCGCGGTCTGCGTTTCCTCTTCACACCGCGTTGGCGTTCCTCGGCGTTGCgtggcctcgccgccctttcgcttctttcctctcagCAGACCGGACGAGTGCGGCGTCGGTCAAGGGTGCTGGATTgagcctcgcggccgtctcctctcgagcCGTGCTGTCCccgtccttcgcggcgccgctcttttcgtcgctcgcgcgtgaCGGTTCGCTCCTGTCGCCGACCCTGGCCTCTTCAgacgcctcttcttcgtcgttttCTCCCTTTCTGCGGTcgttccttctcctcgcagccgtgccgctgctggcgtcctctctgtctcctccttcgtccgcggcgcctcgccagcTTCCGGGCCTTGGGGTCGCCCGCTGCGACGAAAAGCCTGCAGCGCCCCCTGCCAGCTCGTTTTTCCGGGGCTGGTTCAGCaagtccgcgccgccgatgcCGAGTCCTGCTGTGCCGGCCGCacccagcgacgccgcgcccctcgcccgcgcgatctcttccgcgccggctgctgcgggcgccacCACCGCGCAGCCGTCTGCCTGGgggacggcggagggcggcgggttGCTGcggtggcgcggcggcggcgtcgggcgctggTCGGAGCCCGCCAACGCGCCGATCGAGGACCGCAGCTTCGCGGTGCTGCTCGCGATCGATGGCcaagaggacgcggcggagagcggtGAGGCGGGTGAAGGCGACTTTAGAGAAGCGGCCGAGCCCTCAGACGAAGAGActgtgcgcctcgccgccctcgtcttccccggcgacgtcgccgcgctTGTCGGGAGAGAGGTGGAGCCGGTGGAGTGGatgcgcgagagaaaaaggaagatGAAGGAGAAACACCAGGCCCGGCAGGCCGGACACCCCCCTGAAGGCAAGAAAAAGTTCCACAGACAGAAAGTCCTCCTCACCGCGGTCATCGACGGACATGGCGGCCCGCAAGTCG CGGAATACGTTATGCAGAACTTGCCGTGGCACGTCGAGCGGGAGCTAACGGCGTTGCGGCGAGCCTTTTTGAAGAAAGGCGCAAACAGCTCGAACGGAGAAGCCTCCTCCATGGACACGTCATGGTTGACGAACGACGTGCTCACAAAGGCAGTCTCTCAAGCCTTTCGCACGCTG GACGACGAGATCTACCAGTCTGCCAGGAGTGCGTACCGCCTCGGACTTCAAAGAAGCATCAGG GTCGGGGCGTGTTGCACCGCGGTGCTTGTGACTGACCGAAGCCTCGTGGTCGCCAACAGCGGAGATTGCAAAGCGATTCTCTCGCGGCGACACGGGGCAGAAGTCCAGGCGCTCAACGAGCAACTGAATGCGAACTCCCCTACGGAGCGCCAGCGACTCAGAGAGGAGCACCCGAACGAAGACAACGTG GTTGTGTGCAAACACAGCTGGCAAGAACAAAGGAAACCTTCGTCTGCTGTCGATATCCCCCTGTACTACGCTGGCCTCCTGG GCTCGACGACGTTTTACTCGGGTTGCTACGTGAAGGGGCGTCTGCAGCCCACGCGCGCGTTCGGGGATTTCCTGCTAAAGAAATCCGAGTTCGCGcacgagctgcagcggccgcgacgcgcgaatGGCCAGAACAAGAACGGGCAGCAGTCGCTCTCCTATCCGTACTTGACAGTCGACCCCGTGGTGGCGCACTTTGACttgcgaggcgacgaggacttTGTGGCTctcggcagcgacggcgtctGGGActtcctcgacgacgccgaaAGCGCCCACGCCATCCACGCCAGCCTCCAGAGAACCAAACAGCGAGCCGCCAAcacgctgcagaagcagccggcgaccggcgcggctgctgcgggcgacgTGTCAGACCCGAGTGTCTCCTTAGattccgcgccctccgcgcggggcggcgtGGCGCCGCACGTAACCTCTCAgttctccgccgcagctgcgcgcctaGCTGCTACAGA CCTAGTGAAGGCGGTGCTCCAAAAGGCTGCAGACGAACGCGCCATATCCGTAGATGAGATGAAGAGCCAGGATCCCAAACTGAGGAGAAGGATGTACGACGACACCACTGCCATCGTCGTGCTTCTGGGTCAGGactggcgaccgcggcctGCACCCACAAAGGAGCGGCGCTAG
- a CDS encoding RNA recognition motif-containing protein (encoded by transcript BESB_039460) — translation MGSAPASSPAASSEGQRKGEPRHRGNKFDKKRAEKHPDRDSRKRFHPDSQGGGKLEKKPKFNRCTELHHKQGPGQQVDKPRLNTPDSQQAADSSSTSRFHQRPQKRREGGGSPARPASAPGEHKKFINNQKMPSARYYAAPKTDEERAEERKRSIFVSNLPPDVTRDELNSIFNAFGPLATTKLVMGGATEDQAGKKEKGMARSAFVIFRDEASAARALAAGAGAPMKRALHAPEQQKKVAGLRGTLPQVGAMSVFAAEALSLSQEAEEEEDAPAVAEQRDLMLRGQTLVVRPVLAREEAQKLKTQGGQWTKKEQSAARRNLQLAFVGMISPKSAAFQELPPPEQRRRLQAWQEKREKMKNPNYFVNPTRLSVRNLPASASANDIREKAAHFLVKSSEFAELQTQRLKVREALQAPCAKEKAGGDEAAQGQARQARVTEFARLHPKQQRRLAEQAILKVRIIRDKERRRASSPYLPAAAQSGAEATEKRSLGFAFVDCADATVAEIVLNFLGSCTSQDFLPEGLSLLDGAKGKQSWRKLMVEYAMEDARKVKIKEDKNRAYVQMLERQKKSEEGKDTEGLPAAGKPLSKKLKTYSRGKRQRERRRQARLAAAGLAADAALLAGHAEGQKCQPAASREASSPPEKEPSKKRIDGKEARAAEEKKPRKEKKKRKKSKEEDRDDASTADDEVLVFDDEGETHKPRVYPKRIKSHPDSRRRRKQANGAEDNESLEEDFLKKRVKSLLSGQA, via the exons ATGGGATCCGCTCCCGCCTCGTCCCCGGCTGCCTCGTCAGAGGGACAGCGGaaaggcgagccgcgacacAGAGGAAACAAATTTGACAAgaagcgcgcagagaagcacCCCGATAGGGACTCACGCAAGCGCTTTCACCCCGACTCTCAAGGCGGCGGCAAGCTCGAGAAGAAGCCGAAATTCAACAGGTGCACAGAGCTTCACCACAAACAGGGGCCTGGCCAGCAAGTCGACAAGCCCAGACTCAACACACCTGACTCGCAGCAAGCAGCGGATTCTTCTTCTACCTCGAGATTCCATCAGCGCCCACAGAAAAGaagggaaggcggcggctcgcccgcgcggcctgcctccgcgcccggcgaGCACAAAAAATTTATAAACAATCAGAAAATGCCGTCTGCTCGCTACTATGCCGCCCCAAAGACAGACGAAGAGCGCGCTGAAGAGCGCAAAAGAAGCATCTTCGTGTCGAATCTCCCTCCTGATGTCACGCGCGACGAACTGAATTCTATCTTCAACGCTTTTGGGCCTCTCGCAACCACCAAACTTGTCATGGGGGGTGCGACGGAAGATCAGGCCGGCaaaaaagagaaaggcaTGGCGCGCTCAGCCTTCGTCATTTTCAGAGACGAA gcgtcggcggcgcgcgccttggcggcgggcgcgggcgcgccgatgaagcgcgcgctgcatgcgcctgagcagcagaagaaggtggcggggctgcgcggcACGTTGCCGCAGGTCGGCGCGATGTCTGTCTTCGCTGCCGAGGCCTTGTCGCTCTCGCAAGaagccgaagaggaggaagacgcgccggcggtcgCTGAGCAGAGAGACTTGATGCTCAGAGGCCAAACCCTCGTTGTGCGGCCGGTGCTGGCACGCGAGGAAGCTCAAAAACTGAAGACCCAGGGCGGCCAGTGGACAAA GAAGGAGCAaagcgcagcgcggaggaaTTTGCAGCTGGCGTTCGTCGGAATGATCTCCCCGAAGAGTGCGGCGTTCCAGGAGCTGCCGCCACctgagcagcggcgccgcctgcaagCCTGgcaagagaaaagagaaaagatgAAAAACCCAAACTACTTTGTCAATCCCACGC GCCTGAGCGTGCGTAACTTgcccgcgtcggcgagcgccaaCGACATTCGAGAGAAGGCTGCCCATTTCCTGGTCAAGTCATCGGAGTTCgccgagctgcagacgcagcggctgaaGGTGCGCGAGGCCTTGCAAGCCCCGTGCGCCAAGGAgaaggccggcggagacgaggcggctcaggggcaggcgcgccaggcgcgcgtgACTGAgttcgcgcggctgcatcccaagcagcagcgccgcctcgcagagcAGGCCATCCTCAAG GTTCGCATCATCCGCGACAaggagcgccggcgggcgtcgTCTCCATATCtccccgcggctgcgcaaagcggcgcggaggcgacggagaagcgcTCGCTGggtttcgccttcgtcgaTTGCGCGGACGCCACAGTCGCGGAGATCGTCCTCAACTTCCTCGGCAGCTGCACGAGCCAAGACTTCCTGCCTGagggcctctctctgctggaCGGCGCAAAGGGCAAGCAGAGCTGGCGGAAACTGATGGTCGAGTACGCGATGGAGGATGCGCGCAAGGTTAAAATCAAG GAGGATAAAAACAGAGCCTACGTGCAGATGTTGGAGCGTCAGAAAAAGAGTGAAGAAGGCAAGGATACCGAGGggctgcccgccgccggaAAGCCTCTGTCGAAGAAACTCAAAACCTACAGCAGAG GTAAGcgccagcgcgagaggcggcggcaggcgcgcctcgctgcagcgggTCTGGCTGCTGATGCGGCGCTCCTAGCCGGACACGCCGAAGGCCAAAAATGCCAGCCGGCTGCTAGCCGCGAGGCCAGCTCGCCGCCAGAGAAAGAGCCCAGCAAGAAGCGAATCGACGGGAAggaggctcgcgccgccgaggagaagaagccgcggaaggaaaagaagaagcgaaagaaaaGCAAAGAGGAAGATCGCGACGACGCCTCGACTGCAGACGACGAAGTCCTCGTCTTCGATGATgaaggcgagacgcacaAG CCTCGTGTCTACCCGAAGCGCATCAAGTCTCATCCTgactcgcggcgacgacggaagcAGGCTAACGGTGCGGAGGACAACGAAAGCCTAGAG GAAGACTTTCTGAAGAAGCGCGTGAAGTCCCTCCTCAGCGGACAGGCCTAA